In a single window of the Gossypium hirsutum isolate 1008001.06 chromosome A13, Gossypium_hirsutum_v2.1, whole genome shotgun sequence genome:
- the LOC107894177 gene encoding L-type lectin-domain containing receptor kinase IX.1, with product MAICSSKIVNLTVLFCLIEPFSNAVSFNFTSFTTNNNNISYENAYPASRVIQLTANQRDLQMTASLGRATYYEPMHLWDKATGNLKDFATHFTFTIDSQNRSAYGDGIAFFLAPEGSKIPDNVTKGGNLALASDGIGLNTTVNRFVAVGFDIYRNLWDPEHEHVGIDVDSMKSVANVTWIRYDPKTHNLSVSFTGFRNNTTVMQHLSAIIDLRLYLPDNVTFGFSAATGNASAIHQISSWDFTSSLENDSNTTDPTAATQPNHKKRKNRTGFAVGFGVSGAFVVMVLVGIASLYRKKYQSDEEDGDAIDDAIEDEFERGTGPRKFSYKELVHATDDFNEVQKLGQGGFGYKGFLKDSSSYVAIKRVSSGSRQGIKEYASEVKIISGLRHRNLVQLIGWCHENKQLLLVYEFMPNGSLDSHLFNQNSLLPWELRFKIAQGLASGLLYLHEGWQQCVVHRDIKSSNVLLDSDFNAKLGDFGLARLVDHSKGSQTTVLAGTMGYLSPECHIAGKASKQSDVYSYGVVALELACGRKPIEPKAGEGKVNLVEWVWDLYGRTQLLEACDPRLNGVFTVREMEQLMILGLWCAHPDENSRPSIRQAIHALNFEAPVPVLPSKMPVATFYAPPMSVTPLNQFSSNSTYRNSTRASQFTSSSSSSATASLLLAPPV from the coding sequence ATGGCCATTTGCAGCTCCAAAATTGTAAACCTCACGGTTCTCTTTTGCCTCATTGAACCATTCTCAAACGCCGTATCCTTCAACTTCACAAGTTTCACCACCAATAATAACAACATAAGCTACGAAAATGCTTACCCTGCTAGCCGAGTCATTCAGCTTACAGCCAACCAGAGAGATCTTCAAATGACCGCGAGCCTTGGTCGAGCCACGTACTATGAACCAATGCACTTATGGGACAAGGCCACTGGGAATCTCAAGGATTTCGCCACCCATTTCACCTTCACCATCGATTCACAAAACAGGTCTGCGTATGGAGATGGGATAGCATTCTTTCTTGCACCCGAAGGTTCGAAGATCCCCGATAATGTCACGAAAGGTGGTAATCTAGCTCTTGCGAGTGACGGTATCGGACTGAACACAACAGTGAATAGATTCGTTGCTGTGGGGTTTGATATTTATCGGAACCTATGGGATCCAGAGCACGAACATGTAGGTATTGATGTCGATTCGATGAAATCGGTGGCGAATGTAACATGGATAAGATATGATCCGAAAACGCATAATTTAAGCGTTTCCTTTACTGGATTTAGAAATAATACTACGGTCATGCAACACCTTAGTGCTATCATCGATTTAAGGCTTTACTTGCCTGACAATGTAACTTTCGGATTCTCGGCAGCCACCGGAAATGCATCCGCCATACATCAAATTTCTTCTTGGGATTTCACTTCAAGCTTAGAGAACGATAGTAACACGACTGATCCGACAGCTGCCACACAACCTAaccacaaaaaaagaaaaaacagaacAGGTTTTGCTGTGGGATTCGGAGTTTCCGGTGCTTTTGTTGTAATGGTTTTAGTTGGGATTGCTAGCCTTTATAGGAAGAAGTACCAGTCTGACGAAGAGGATGGTGATGCCATCGATGACGCAATAGAGGATGAATTCGAGAGAGGAACTGGACCGAGGAAGTTCTCGTACAAGGAACTTGTTCATGCCACCGATGATTTCAACGAAGTCCAGAAGCTAGGCCAAGGTGGATTTGGTTACAAAGGATTTTTAAAGGATTCAAGCTCCTACGTTGCCATCAAACGAGTCTCAAGTGGATCAAGACAAGGTATAAAAGAGTATGCTTCGGAAGTAAAGATCATAAGCGGATTACGACATCGAAATCTCGTTCAACTCATTGGCTGGTGCCATGAAAACAAACAACTCCTCCTTGTTTACGAATTCATGCCCAATGGTAGCTTAGATTCTCACCTGTTCAACCAAAACAGCTTATTGCCATGGGAGTTAAGGTTCAAAATTGCTCAAGGATTAGCGTCGGGACTGCTTTACTTACACGAAGGGTGGCAACAATGTGTGGTTCACAGAGACATTAAATCAAGCAACGTGTTGTTGGACTCCGACTTCAATGCCAAGCTAGGCGATTTTGGTCTCGCGAGGCTCGTGGACCATTCCAAAGGGTCGCAAACAACCGTGTTGGCCGGCACAATGGGGTACCTTTCCCCAGAATGTCACATCGCCGGAAAAGCCAGTAAACAATCCGATGTTTATAGCTATGGCGTCGTTGCTTTGGAGCTTGCTTGTGGACGAAAACCGATCGAACCCAAAGCCGGAGAAGGCAAAGTGAATTTGGTGGAGTGGGTTTGGGATCTTTACGGGAGAACCCAATTGCTTGAAGCTTGCGACCCGAGGCTTAATGGCGTGTTTACGGTGCGGGAAATGGAGCAGCTGATGATCCTGGGGCTATGGTGTGCGCACCCAGATGAGAATTCGAGGCCGTCGATACGGCAAGCGATTCACGCGCTGAATTTCGAAGCTCCGGTGCCGGTACTACCGTCGAAGATGCCGGTGGCAACGTTTTATGCTCCTCCGATGAGTGTTACTCCGTTAAACCAATTTTCAAGCAATAGTACTTACAGAAATAGCACCAGAGCCTCGCAGTTTACTTCGTCTTCGAGTTCTTCTGCAACTGCATCTCTTTTGTTAGCTCCTccagtttaa